The Humulus lupulus chromosome 4, drHumLupu1.1, whole genome shotgun sequence genome has a window encoding:
- the LOC133830487 gene encoding uncharacterized protein LOC133830487 — protein sequence MEDSQTSQSGNNGKSKLLRYALRSGTKTKEERPSNSEIPNSSTKRMRGTSSVSKSASVLDLSGKEKSTAKPPRRLSIPAKSAASPAPRLASSITPISEVRMKRSESLHKKPETPISVSDVTRLTSRKKFSALSSASYWLSQIKLSESSNKHSISLGFFKLALEAGCEPLQRVRDELTSYSRRHDLGSELGESLKELFESYNIVESTAQLQVSESISQVPEEGSRSSDDEIRSTSSIVSTRNQKLKPKALNTDAAQVSPVAGPTKKNTTQKTNPTSRTRGSVTKDSANSRSLTATGANSKPIKKPQKPSKQEVNKEKDMMKKKGKKSADKEGSVSPTRTENALQENKENMEAASVEEISLIEVI from the exons ATGGAGGACTCTCAAACTTCTCAATCTG GGAACAATGGGAAATCTAAGCTTCTCCGTTATGCGTTGCGATCGGGGACTAAAACGAAGGAGGAGAGGCCTTCGAACtctgaaattcccaactcctccACTAAGAG GATGAGAGGTACATCGAGTGTAAGCAAAAGTGCAAGTGTTCTTGATCTCTCTGGCAAGGAAAAGTCTACTGCTAAGCCACCTAGAAGGCTTTCTATTCCAGCCAAGTCTGCTGCAAGTCCAGCCCCAAGACTAGCGAGCAGCATCACTCCAATTTCAGAGGTTAGAATGAAGAGGTCTGAAAGTCTTCATAAGAAACCAGAAACACCAATTTCGGTTTCCGACGTAACAAGATTAACAAGCCGAAAGAAGTTCAGTGCTCTGTCCTCTGCCTCTTATTGGCTTTCCCAGATTAAACTCTCTGAATCTTCCAATAAACACTCAATTTCGCTTGGGTTTTTCAAGCTAGCCTTGGAAGCAGGATGTGAG CCTCTTCAACGAGTGAGAGATGAGCTTACATCCTATTCACGCCGTCATGACCTTGGTAGTGAACTTGGAGAGTCTTTGAAGGAATTGTTTGAGAGCTATAATATTGTAGAAAGCACAGCGCAGTTGCAGGTCTCTGAGTCCATTTCTCAGGTACCTGAAGAAGGAAGCCGATCCTCTGATGATGAAATCCGGAGCACGTCTTCAATTGTGAGTACCAGGAACCAGAAACTGAAACCGAAGGCGTTGAACACTGATGCTGCTCAAGTATCCCCAGTTGCAGGTCCAACCAAAAAGAACACTACTCAGAAAACTAATCCCACAAGCAGAACCAGGGGATCTGTGACAAAAGACTCGGCTAACTCGAGATCTCTCACTGCCACTGGAGCCAATAGTAAGCCCATTAAGAAACCCCAGAAGCCATCTAAGCAagaagttaacaaagaaaaggaTATGatgaagaaaaagggaaagaaatCTGCTGATAAAGAAG GTTCGGTTAGCCCTACTCGCACAGAGAATGCACTGCAAGAGAACAAAGAAAATATG GAGGCTGCATCAGTGGAAGAGATTAGTTTGATTGAGGTCATATAA